GCAACCATTTTACATCACACTGTATTGTAGGCACTGAGCAACCATTTTACATCACACTGTATTGTAGGGCAACCATTTTACATCACACttttacatcattttacatcACACTGTATTGTAGGCACTGAGCAACCATTTTACATCACACTGTATTGTAGGCACTGAGCAACCATTTTACATCACACTGTATTTAGGCACTGAGCAACCATTTTACATCACACTGTATTTAGGCACTAGCAACCATTTTACATCACACTGTATTGTAGGCACTGAGCAACCATTTTACATCACACTGTATTGTAGGCACTGAGCAACCATTTTACATCACACTGTATTGTAGGCACTGAGCAACCATTTTACATCACACTGTATTGTAGGCACTGAGCAACCATTTTACATCACACTGTATTGTAGGCACTGAGCAACCATTTTACATCACACTGTATTGTAGGCACTGAGCAACCATTTTACATCACACTGTATTGTAGGCACTGAGCAACCATTTTACATCACACTGTATTGTAGGCACTGAGCAACCATTTTACATCACACTGTATTGTAGGCACTGAGCAACCATTTTACATCACACTGTATTGTAGGCACTGAGCAACCATTTTACATCACACTGTATTGTTTGAGCAACCATTTTACATCACACTGTATTGTAGGCACTGAGCAACCATTTTACATCACACTGTATTGTAGGCACTGAGCAACCATTTTACATCACACTGTATTGTAGGCACTGAGCAACCATTTTACATCACACTGTATTGTAGGCACTGAGCAACCATTTTACATCACACTGTATTGTAGGCACTGAGCAACCATTTTACATCACACTGTATTGTAGGCACTGAGCAACCATTTTACATCACACTGTATTGTAGGCACTGAGCAACCATTTTACATCACACTGTATTGTAGGCACTGAGCAACCATTTTACATCACACTGTATTGTAGGCACTGAGCAACCATTTTACATCACACTGTATTGTAGGCACTGGCAACCATTTTACATCACACTGTATTGTAGGCACTGAGCAACCATTTTACATCACACTGTATTGTAGGCACTGAGCAACCATTTTACATCACACTGTATTGTAGGCACTGAGCAACCATTTTACATCACACTGTATTGTAGGCACTGAGCAACCATTTTACATCACACTGTATTGTAGGCACTGAGCAACCATTTTACATCACACTGTATTGTAGGCACTGAGCAACCATTTTACATCACACTGTATTGTAGGCACTGAGCAACCATTTTACATCACACTGTATTGTAGGCACCAAGCAACCATTTTACATCACACTGTATTGTAGGCACTGAGCAACCATTTTACATCACACTGTATTGTAGGCACTGAGCAACCATTTTACATCACACTGTATTGTAGGCACTGAGCAACCATTTTACATCACACTGTATTGTAGGCACTGAGCAACCATTTTACATCACGTTGTATTGTGTATCACAATAGAGCATGTTATTTAATAGGTGACATACATGCAAATAACACAATTGGTAGTACTTCAAATAATGATTTAGTGCTCTTCAAGCCTAACATTATTGCGCATTCAATATTTCAGCTGTCTTTCACTGCAACAACGCCTGTTTTAGATGATGAGAAAAAATATCCCAACTTCTTCCGAATGGTCACCTCGGACAGCACAGTCAATCAGGCTGTTGTGAAGATCCTACAGAACTACAAGTGGAGACGTGTAGGGACGCTGACCCAGGATGTACAGAGGATCTCAGAGGTACCACTGACCGTGGTAACGCTTTCTGTCACATGCCTGTTAGGTGTACAATGTAGCTGTTATCGCCATTTACAAGTAGGGATACAAGGGTATCCGGCATTAGCCTATTGATTAAGACTGCTGACAACTATGCTGTCTTATGTATGAATTGTAAAGTCTATATTGTCCTGTCTTTGAAAGATAAGGAGAGATCTGACTAAACAACTGAGCAAGGCTGATGTTATGGTTGCTGTAACTGAAAGCCTGTCCACTGACCCATGTATCAATGTAAAGAAATTGAAGGTGAGTAATATGCCCAAATCATCTTTACTTACAAAGTTAGAATTTGTCACTGAATTGCATTATTTCAGAAAATTGCAGATGCATCCTCAGCGTGTCAATCTGTTTTGTAATCATGTCCCTTTCGACAGGATATGGATGTAACGATCATCATTGGGTTGTTTGACGAGAATTCAGCCTCCAAAGTCTTTTGCTGTGTGAGTACATAACCAGAAAACCTACATGACAATATGATGCAACACAATGCCATCATTAATGATTAGCAGTTTAACAGCGCATTCATCATACAATTACTTTTGAATTATCGTTATGATAACCATTTGTGTTTGTAATTACCATATAACCTTTGTCTTCTAGGCTTACAGCCTGAACATGTTTGGCGGGAGGTATCAGTGGATCCTCCCTGGCGGTTACCAGGGGAGCTGGTGGGAGGAGGCCGACTCCTCCAACTGTGCTTCAAACAACCTGCTGACCGCAATGGAAGGCTACATCACTGTGGACTTCACACACCTCAGTAACAGACAGATAAAAGGCATCTCAGGAAGGGTAGGCACTGAGGTTTTCAGCAAGGGACAACATATTCTGTCGATACTGTACCATGCTCTCTCCAATGGATAACGTGTGTTTATAACAAAACATGTGGACGTAATGTTGAAAACATCAAACAGTGTATTTGCAGTGTAGCAACGGTAATGCAAGACCATTAAGAGAAGACAAACAAACACCTTTGTGTTTCTGTTTAGACCCCAGAAGAGTATGACGAGACTTACAACAGAGAGCTGCTGCAGAGAGGGTTGGTTGCCAGCAAGTTCCATGGGTTTGCCTATGATGGAGTTTGGGTGATGGTGAAAGCATTGACCAAGGTCATTGAGTCTGTTCGtcacagagagagatatgacaTCCACCGGAACTTCACAGTCAGCAGCAAGAAGATTGGACAAATGGTCCTGGATTCCATGAAGGAGATTTGCTTTGAGGGTGTAACTGTAAGTTAGCATGACTGTTGTGTTAACATTCCATTTTAGATGGATCGTTGCTCCAAAAGACTAAAGATAAGATGTGCTTTACAAATATTCTTGTCAAATTGAGTTTCTTTTCCTCTTCTTTTTTTTAGGGTCAAGTTATGTTTAGAAATGGGGAACGCATGGGAACTATTAAATTAAGCCAATTTCAAGGTAAACATTACATATGTGTATTTCCACGAATTTAGAGAACATTCTTTGTGAAATATTTATCAACTGCATGTGTTTCCACAGAGGGCCGGGAGGTTAAGATAGGCCAGTATAATGCTGAAGCAGAAGAATTAGAACTCAACCACTTAATCAAGTTTCAAGGTAGGTGGCCACACTTAGGACAAGGCATTAAGACATCTGATGATGACACCTCAAGCAcacaaaaaatgtttgtttttgtaaCAGTCTTTGCATTCTACTTTTTTGTGCCTTTCATAGGCATGCAGCCGCCTAAAGACCGGGCACACTCCCAGTGGTGGGATGTTAGTGTTCCCCTCTACATCATCTTGTTATCCACCACTGGCCTGGCCATGCTCATGgcactcttcttcctcttcttccacaTCAAGCATCACAACCATTGGTAAGATCATTATTCCAAGCATCTTGTATCGGCTTGTTATTGAACTAGATTCTTTTTGAGGTAGCTTTCATCGAAACACAAGGTTGTTCTCTCTTTCGTTGTTATCCAGTTTACTTACTCACATGCTCTGCTCAGACAAGGCTGCCCGTTGATCTCAATATTTTGTTTTTCCCATAGGGTCATGAAGAAGTCCAGTCCGTCCATGAACTACCTCATTATCTTGGGTACGATGCTGGCCTGTACCTCCGTCTTCCTCTATGGGCTGGATGGATCCCTTGTGACTGACAAAGTGTTTGTTACGCTTTGCCCTGTGAGTACACATGAGTTTAAACGTCTAAGCATTTCAGTGAAAGGGAAGGAACCCTTGTTTCAAGGGATgcacattgttttatttttttctcctctTGTCACAGATTCGCACATATATTCTTTCTGTAGGATACACCACAACCTTTGGGGCATTGTTTGTGAAAACTTGGAGGGTCTGGACAATTGTCAAAAATAAGGAGATAATTGAAAAGGTAAACTCAAAGTTCAAAAGATCAAGTTAAAGAAACTCAAAAAGTACAGGCCTCTTAATCGCCATCTCTCCTGTCTAATATTTAatactcattctctccctctctgttctttctTCAGATTATTAAGGATGACCAACTATGGATAATTGTCGGGGGAATGCTGCTAATCGatctgtgtctgttaacctgcTGGCATATGGTGGATCCACTCAGACGAACAGTGGAAGAGTTCAGCCAAGAGGTAACACTTCAATTACATTTTCTATTTTAACCTTGGTCTTGCTCTCTTATCTTTTGTTGTGTAGGGGATGCAGACGTTGTTGAAGTTAGCCTTTCAATTTTAACTGCCTTTTTGATGACCTTGTTTATGTGAATTACTCTGGTCTGGAGTCGACCGTGTGATGGTAGTGAATGGCTCTGGTCTGGAGTCGACCGTGTGATGGTAGTGAATGGCTCTGGTCTGGAGTCGACCGTGTGGTGGTAGTGAATGGCTCTGGTCTGGAGTCGACCGTGTGGTGGTAGTGAATGGCTCTGGTCTGGAGTCGACCGTGTGATGGTAGTGAATGGCTCTGGTCTGGAGTCGACCGTGTGGTGGTAGTGAATGGCTTTGGTCTGGAGTCGACCGTGTGGTGGTAGTGAATGGCTCTGGTCTGGAGTCGACCGTGTGGTGGTAGTGAATGGCTCTGGTCTGGAGTCGACCGTGTGGTGGTAGTGAATGGCTCTGGTCTGGAGTCGACCGTGTGGTGGTAGTGAATGGCTCTGGTCTGGAGTCGACCGTGTGGTGGTAGTGAATGGCTCTGGTCTGGAGTCGACCGTGTGGTGGTAGTGAATGGCTCTGGTCTGGAGTCGACCGTGTGGTGGTAGTGAATGGCTCTGGTCTGGAGTCGACCGTGTGGTGGTAGTGAATGGCTCTGGTCTGGAGTCGACCGTGTGGTGGTAGTGAATGGCTTTGGTCTGGAGTCGACCGTGTGGTGGTAGTGAATGGCTCTGGTCTGGAGTCGACCGTGTGGTGGTAGTGAATGGCTCTGGTCTGGAGTCGACCGTGTGGTGGTAGTGAATGGCTCTGGTCTGGAGTCGACCGTGTGGTGGTAGTGAATGGCTCTGGTCTGGAGTCGACCGTGTGGTGGTAGTGAATGGCTCTGGTCTGGAGTCGACCGTGTGGTGGTAGTGAATGGCTCTGGTCTGGAGTCGACCGTGTGGTGGTAGTGAATGGCTCTGGTCTGGAGTCGACCGTGTGGTGGTAGTGAATGGCTCTGGTCTGGAGTCGACCGTGTGGTGGTAGTGAATGGCTCTGGTCTGGAGTCGACCGTGTGGTGGTAGTGAATGGCTCTGGTCTGGAGTCGACCGTGTGGTGGTAGTGAATGGCTCTGGTCTGGAGTCGACCGTGTGGTGGTAGTGAATGGCTCTGGTCTGGAGTCGACCGTGTGGTGGTAGTGAATGGCTCTGGTCTGGAGTCGACCGTGTGGTGGTAGTGAATGGCTCTGGTCTGGAGTCGACCGTGTGGTGGTAGTGAATGGCTCTGGTCTGGAGTCGACCGTGTGGTAGAGTCGTAGTAAATGTGAACCTCGGAGGGAGATCAAAAATATTCAAGTAGTCTTTCCTTTTTGTGGTGTTTCAGACTGCTCCTGGTGGTGAAGATGTTAATACAAGGCACTTCCTGGAGCACTGTGAAAGTACAAACCTGACTAAATGGCTCGCCATTGTATATGGCTACAAAGGGCTTCTAATGGTGAGAGAAATTGCCAGAACCATGTTCAACACCCAGGATCCTTTTCAAACAAAGCTGATAATCTAGTTGATGGTTTTCCATATTTTCTTTAGTTTCTTGGATGTTTCCTGGCCTTGAGAACAAGGCATGCACATATCCATCTCCTCGATGACAGCAAGTACACAAGGCTGAGCATGTACCACGTGACCGTCATGTCTATCATTGGAGCATCAGGGTGCTTCCTGACCCAGTATAACCCTAATGTGCAGCTCTTCATCATGGCTTTGGTGGTGATCTCCTGCTGTACCTGCACTCTGTGTCTGGTGTTCCTGCCCAAGGTGTCACCTGCCTCATCTCTGAAACCTCCTCTTGTATACATGTTGAGCTCTCATGTTCAAATATCTCATTTATCTCAATGTTCTCGTTTTACTTCCATTTCTCAATGTATATTGTTTACAAATTGGTGTATATGCTAGATGATGTTGGATGTAAACACTCGTCTTGAAAAATATAATTGAATGCTTCTGTCTTGTATCCTAGCTTGTAAAAATCCGAGACAATCCCAACCAAGTGGATCCAACTAGCTGGTTACAATGTGATCTTCACAAGCAGGATTCGGAGACCTCCAGTTCCTCTAGCACTCTCAATCAGGGCAGATCTCTTGAAAGCCTGCGGACTGAAAACCAGCAGCTCCGGAGGAGAATCACAGAGGTGAGTTCTGACCACTTGTCTTGAGTCTAAACAATTCA
Above is a window of Oncorhynchus tshawytscha isolate Ot180627B unplaced genomic scaffold, Otsh_v2.0 Un_contig_16377_pilon_pilon, whole genome shotgun sequence DNA encoding:
- the LOC112243765 gene encoding gamma-aminobutyric acid type B receptor subunit 2-like isoform X1, producing MSGGGRASSGQILVLSWLVVVPSLSQVRHSLPVLWIMPLTDNPGRGNLTASVLPAVQLALDDLSRQQTPLRNYEINFHVIDSECNIAKGLKAYFDAICFGPKYLMIFGGVCPSVTSVIAESLQGWNLVQLSFTATTPVLDDEKKYPNFFRMVTSDSTVNQAVVKILQNYKWRRVGTLTQDVQRISEIRRDLTKQLSKADVMVAVTESLSTDPCINVKKLKDMDVTIIIGLFDENSASKVFCCAYSLNMFGGRYQWILPGGYQGSWWEEADSSNCASNNLLTAMEGYITVDFTHLSNRQIKGISGRTPEEYDETYNRELLQRGLVASKFHGFAYDGVWVMVKALTKVIESVRHRERYDIHRNFTVSSKKIGQMVLDSMKEICFEGVTGQVMFRNGERMGTIKLSQFQEGREVKIGQYNAEAEELELNHLIKFQGMQPPKDRAHSQWWDVSVPLYIILLSTTGLAMLMALFFLFFHIKHHNHWVMKKSSPSMNYLIILGTMLACTSVFLYGLDGSLVTDKVFVTLCPIRTYILSVGYTTTFGALFVKTWRVWTIVKNKEIIEKIIKDDQLWIIVGGMLLIDLCLLTCWHMVDPLRRTVEEFSQETAPGGEDVNTRHFLEHCESTNLTKWLAIVYGYKGLLMFLGCFLALRTRHAHIHLLDDSKYTRLSMYHVTVMSIIGASGCFLTQYNPNVQLFIMALVVISCCTCTLCLVFLPKLVKIRDNPNQVDPTSWLQCDLHKQDSETSSSSSTLNQGRSLESLRTENQQLRRRITEIGDQLEAVAMQVLEEELSPPSPQGHEVRLRAQVCSEDVPRMNRELFDDINSPEHIQRRRSMQLPILHHAYMPAIGGMSASCSSLLRSLDVPSAQQRHMPPSHRVMVTGL
- the LOC112243765 gene encoding gamma-aminobutyric acid type B receptor subunit 2-like isoform X3 is translated as MSGGGRASSGQILVLSWLVVVPSLSQVRHSLPVLWIMPLTDNPGRGNLTASVLPAVQLALDDLSRQQTPLRNYEINFHVIDSECNIAKGLKAYFDAICFGPKYLMIFGGVCPSVTSVIAESLQGWNLVQLSFTATTPVLDDEKKYPNFFRMVTSDSTVNQAVVKILQNYKWRRVGTLTQDVQRISEIRRDLTKQLSKADVMVAVTESLSTDPCINVKKLKDMDVTIIIGLFDENSASKVFCCAYSLNMFGGRYQWILPGGYQGSWWEEADSSNCASNNLLTAMEGYITVDFTHLSNRQIKGISGRTPEEYDETYNRELLQRGLVASKFHGFAYDGVWVMVKALTKVIESVRHRERYDIHRNFTVSSKKIGQMVLDSMKEICFEGVTGQVMFRNGERMGTIKLSQFQEGREVKIGQYNAEAEELELNHLIKFQGMQPPKDRAHSQWWDVSVPLYIILLSTTGLAMLMALFFLFFHIKHHNHWVMKKSSPSMNYLIILGTMLACTSVFLYGLDGSLVTDKVFVTLCPIRTYILSVGYTTTFGALFVKTWRVWTIVKNKEIIEKIIKDDQLWIIVGGMLLIDLCLLTCWHMVDPLRRTVEEFSQELVKIRDNPNQVDPTSWLQCDLHKQDSETSSSSSTLNQGRSLESLRTENQQLRRRITEIGDQLEAVAMQVLEEELSPPSPQGHEVRLRAQVCSEDVPRMNRELFDDINSPEHIQRRRSMQLPILHHAYMPAIGGMSASCSSLLRSLDVPSAQQRHMPPSHRVMVTGL
- the LOC112243765 gene encoding gamma-aminobutyric acid type B receptor subunit 2-like isoform X2, giving the protein MSGGGRASSGQILVLSWLVVVPSLSQVRHSLPVLWIMPLTDNPGRGNLTASVLPAVQLALDDLSRQQTPLRNYEINFHVIDSECNIAKGLKAYFDAICFGPKYLMIFGGVCPSVTSVIAESLQGWNLVQLSFTATTPVLDDEKKYPNFFRMVTSDSTVNQAVVKILQNYKWRRVGTLTQDVQRISEIRRDLTKQLSKADVMVAVTESLSTDPCINVKKLKDMDVTIIIGLFDENSASKVFCCAYSLNMFGGRYQWILPGGYQGSWWEEADSSNCASNNLLTAMEGYITVDFTHLSNRQIKGISGRTPEEYDETYNRELLQRGLVASKFHGFAYDGVWVMVKALTKVIESVRHRERYDIHRNFTVSSKKIGQMVLDSMKEICFEGVTGQVMFRNGERMGTIKLSQFQEGREVKIGQYNAEAEELELNHLIKFQGMQPPKDRAHSQWWDVSVPLYIILLSTTGLAMLMALFFLFFHIKHHNHWVMKKSSPSMNYLIILGTMLACTSVFLYGLDGSLVTDKVFVTLCPIRTYILSVGYTTTFGALFVKTWRVWTIVKNKEIIEKIIKDDQLWIIVGGMLLIDLCLLTCWHMVDPLRRTVEEFSQETAPGGEDVNTRHFLEHCESTNLTKWLAIVYGYKGLLMFLGCFLALRTRHAHIHLLDDSKYTRLSMYHVTVMSIIGASGCFLTQYNPNVQLFIMALVVISCCTCTLCLVFLPKLVKIRDNPNQVDPTSWLQCDLHKQDSETSSSSSTLNQGRSLESLRTENQQLRRRITEMVELWE